GGCCAGCGGCCGCGGGCGACGAGCTCGCGGTTCAGCTCGACCGCGACCCGGTCGCCCTTGATGCCGAGCGCCTCGACCAGCGCGGCCAGGCTGGCCAGTTCGCCGAAGCTGCGCTCTTCCCCGTTGATGATGAGCCGCATAGCGCCATGATATCGCGAGCAAGATTCGGAGAGCCGCCGGTTGACCAAAGCAGGTAAACTTACGTCCATTCAGGGGGTCGGTATGAATCGAAGCGTCCGAATCGGGGTTGTGGGCGATTACCGTGCGGACAACCGCACCCATGTGGCCACCACCAACGGCCTGCGGCATGCCGCACGTGTGGCCGGGGTCTCGCCCGAGCTGGAGTGGATCCACACCTCGCGGATCAAGCCTGATGCGCCCGCCGACGCGCTGCGGGCCCTGGAGGGCATCTTCATCGCGCCCGGCAGCCCTTACGCCAGCATGGACGGCGCGCTGGCGGCCATCCGCTTCGCCCGCGAGCAAGGCGCTCCCCTGGGCGCCACTTGAGGGGGCTTCCAACACGTCGTGTTGGAATACGGACGAAACGTGATGGGCATCGGCGACGCCGATTCGCAGGAGCACGGCTCGGCCTCGCAGAACCTGATGGTGACCGCCTGCTCCCTGCCGCAGCGCGAGCCGGGCGCCGCCTACGTCGACCGCCACGAGCCGGTCGCCATCAAGCCCGGGTCGCTGGCAGCCCGCATCTTCAAGCGCGAGTCCACCAGCGAGGAATACCTCTGCAACTACGAGTTCAACCGCGAGTACCAGGAGCGGGTGGACGCCGCCGGGCTCAAGGTGACGGGCTTCGACGAGCGCGGCGTGGGCCGCATCGTCGAACTGCCCGAGCACCGCTTCTTCGTGGCCACGCTGTTCCTGCCGCAGCTCACGTCCAGCGACGCCCGGCCCCACCCGTACCTGGTTGCCTTCGTGGAGGCGGCCAGCCATTACAAACCCAAGAGTTCGGGCGCAAGAATCGGATAGCGGTCCCGGCCATCCAATCCGTATTCTGCGGACATGGCGAATGCGATTGCGATAGCCGATTTTCAGATGCCTCTGATGTCCAACGACGATCCCCGCTGGGCCGCGGTGCTGGCGCATGACCGCAAGCAGGACGGCCGCTTCTTTTATGCCGTGCGCACCACCGGCGTGTACTGCCGGCCGTCGTGCCCGTCGCGCCGCCCGCGGCGCGACAACGTGCGCTTCTTCGCGACGGCGGAAGAAGCCGAGCGCGCCGGCTTCCGGCCCTGCCTGCGCTGCCAGCCGCTGGCGGTCCGTCCCGGAGACGCCCGCGCCGCCTCGGTGGAGCGGATCTGCCGTTACATCGAGGAGCACCTGGACGAACCGGTGAGGCTGGGCGCGCTCGGACGCCGCTTCGGCATGAGCCCCTTCCACTTGCAACGGACTTTCAAGTCGGTGCTCGGCATCACTCCGCGGGAGTATGCCGAGACTTGCCGCATGCGCTCGCTGAAGAACGGGCTCCACTCCGGACGCAACGTGACCGAGGCCATGCACGAAGCCGGCTACGGCTCGACCAGCCGCCTTTACGAGAAGACCGACGGCCAGCTTGGCATGACCCCCAGCCTGTATCGCTTGGGCGCGAACAAGATCACCATTCGCTACGCTACGGTGAATTCGCCGTTGGGCCGGCTGCTGGTGGCAGCGACCGACAAGGGCATCTGCTCCATCGCCTTCGGCGATTCGGAAGCGAGCCTGCTGAAGGGGCTGCGCAAGGAGTATCCGAAGGCCCAGTTCAAGCGCGCGGAAGTCGTGCTCCACCGCTGGATCGGCGCGTTGCTGCAGCAGATGTATGGTGAGCCCGCCGACACCCCGTTGCCGCTCGATATCCGGGCTACCGCCTTCCAGCGCAGGGTGTGGCAACACCTGCGATCCATCCCCTTTGGCAGCACCCGGAGCTACTCCGAAGTCGCCCGCGACATCGGTGAACCCAGCGCCACCCGGGCCGTGGCCCGGGCCTGCGCGACCAATCCCGTGGCCATTGCCATCCCCTGCCATCGCGTGGTGCGCAGTGACGGAGGCCTGGGCGGATATCGCTGGGGGATTGAGCGCAAGAAGCAACTGCTGGAGCGCGAGGCCGAAGCCAGGAGCTAGCCGCCGGCCGAGGAACCCTTCTTCATACGGAACTTGCGGGTAGCAGACTTGTCGCCGTAGCTCGCCTGGATGATCACGGCGCCGTCTTTTAGCCCGTGCTCGTCCAGGGTCACCCCGAGCTCGAGGGCGCCGCTCGCATCGGTCGTCCCCCGGGCAGCCAGATCGGCTTCCTGCGGCAGGAACGGGCGGGAGCGGACGACGGCGCCGGCGATCGGAGTTCCGTTGTCTGCGACCGTGAACTTCATGGTCACGGTCCTGCCTTCCAGGACCACATCGGGGTTGGTCCAGCGCAGCGACAGCCCGCGCCCGTCCACGTCCTGAATCTCGTTTTTCATGTCGATGATGCCCTCAACCTTGCCTTCCTTGACGGCATCCAGTACCAGACGGTGCTGTGCCTTGAGCATCTCGTGCATGTTCTCTTCGGAGAAGCCGGGACGGGTGACGTGGTGGGCGTAAGAGGCGGCGCGCTTGCCGATGCAGTGTCCTTTCACGAATACCTGGGTCTGGAGCAGGAGGTCGTTGGCCCGCGCCTCACTCTGCACGTGGTACACGGTGTCGCCGTATTTCACGTCGGTGTTGAAGCCGAAGATCATCTGCCTCGACCGGGCACGAGCAGCTTGACACCCTCGTGACCGAAAACTATAGTCGAATGTTTTGTAACTCGTTGTTGGCGCGCATTATACATCCCTTTCTATGCCCGACAATTACTTCGCCCGCTACCTGCCGCTGCTCATCCACGTGCTCATCGTGGGTGGGATCGCGGTCGGGATGGTGGTGCTTTCCCAGCTGCTGGGCAAGCACAAGTGGTCCCGGGCAAAGATGTCCCCCTATGAGTGCGGCATCATCCCCACGGGCGACGCGCGCCAGCGCTTCTCAGTGAAGTTTTACCTGGTCGCCATGCTCTTCATCCTGTTCGATGTGGAAGTCGTCTTCCTCTATCCCTGGGCAGTGCTCCTGCGGGAGCTCAAGATGTTCGGGTTCTGGGAGATGCTGGTGTACATCGGGATCATCCTGGTGGGCTTCTTCTACATCTGGAAAAAGGGCGTGCTGGACTGGTCCAAGCCGGAAGCAGAACGGAGCGAGTAGGCCCGGATGCCGCTAGAAGCCGCCATCACTGACGTGGAGAAGGTGAAGGACCACCCTGCGGTGGCCCGCCTGCTGGCCTGGAAACCCGAGGCCGTGCAGGGTGTCAAGTGGGACCGCGAAGAGATGTCGGTGTGCGTCGAGCGCTCCCTCATCCGCGAAGCCGCAGCTTTGCTGAAGGATGACCCGGCCCTGCGCTTCGATTTCCTTTCCGACCTGACCTGCGTGGATTGGTATCCCAACGAACCCCGCTTCGAGGTGGTGTACCACCTGCTCTCCATGCAGCAGAAAGAGCGGGTGCGGCTGAAGGTCAGGCTCGCCGGC
The DNA window shown above is from Terriglobales bacterium and carries:
- the ada gene encoding bifunctional DNA-binding transcriptional regulator/O6-methylguanine-DNA methyltransferase Ada, which gives rise to MPLMSNDDPRWAAVLAHDRKQDGRFFYAVRTTGVYCRPSCPSRRPRRDNVRFFATAEEAERAGFRPCLRCQPLAVRPGDARAASVERICRYIEEHLDEPVRLGALGRRFGMSPFHLQRTFKSVLGITPREYAETCRMRSLKNGLHSGRNVTEAMHEAGYGSTSRLYEKTDGQLGMTPSLYRLGANKITIRYATVNSPLGRLLVAATDKGICSIAFGDSEASLLKGLRKEYPKAQFKRAEVVLHRWIGALLQQMYGEPADTPLPLDIRATAFQRRVWQHLRSIPFGSTRSYSEVARDIGEPSATRAVARACATNPVAIAIPCHRVVRSDGGLGGYRWGIERKKQLLEREAEARS
- a CDS encoding NADH-quinone oxidoreductase subunit A encodes the protein MPDNYFARYLPLLIHVLIVGGIAVGMVVLSQLLGKHKWSRAKMSPYECGIIPTGDARQRFSVKFYLVAMLFILFDVEVVFLYPWAVLLRELKMFGFWEMLVYIGIILVGFFYIWKKGVLDWSKPEAERSE
- a CDS encoding NADH-quinone oxidoreductase subunit C produces the protein MPLEAAITDVEKVKDHPAVARLLAWKPEAVQGVKWDREEMSVCVERSLIREAAALLKDDPALRFDFLSDLTCVDWYPNEPRFEVVYHLLSMQQKERVRLKVRLAGDDASVESLTSVWPGANFFEREIWDLFGVRFLGHPNLARIMMPEDWEGHPLRKDYPVEGYR